In Leptospira ellinghausenii, the following proteins share a genomic window:
- a CDS encoding phosphopantothenoylcysteine decarboxylase gives MKEIIIAVSGSIASYKACDLVRGLTKNGYPVRVIMTANATKFVGKITFEALTSKPVRIDEFDTGMAHIEIKNIASVFAVVPASANIIGKMANGIADDLVTSTYLACTSPVLVAPSMNPGMYLHPAVQRNLKTLEADGVHIVSPDKGIVVCGDEGYGKLATVETIMEQIIELHKKNS, from the coding sequence ATGAAAGAAATCATCATCGCAGTCTCAGGTTCTATCGCTTCTTATAAAGCTTGTGATTTGGTGAGGGGACTTACCAAAAACGGATACCCTGTGCGAGTGATTATGACGGCTAACGCCACTAAGTTTGTTGGGAAAATTACCTTTGAAGCCCTTACTAGTAAACCTGTTCGAATTGATGAATTTGATACAGGGATGGCTCATATTGAGATCAAAAACATTGCATCCGTTTTTGCAGTTGTTCCAGCTTCCGCTAACATCATAGGAAAAATGGCAAATGGAATCGCTGATGATTTAGTGACTTCTACTTATCTTGCATGTACCTCGCCGGTGCTTGTGGCACCTTCCATGAATCCTGGGATGTATCTCCATCCTGCTGTACAAAGGAATTTAAAAACATTAGAAGCTGATGGTGTACACATTGTATCTCCAGACAAAGGCATTGTGGTTTGTGGTGATGAAGGGTATGGCAAACTGGCAACAGTCGAAACCATCATGGAACAAATCATCGAACTTCATAAAAAAAATTCATGA
- a CDS encoding DMT family protein, with the protein MLTVVLLLLSNIFMTFAWYGHLKYAKSNQMFYVILFSWGIAFFEYVLMVPANRIGYTVYKYEGFQLKIIQEIITIFVFILFATLILGEKIKWNYIVSFGLILLAGFFAFGFGNNSNSH; encoded by the coding sequence ATGCTAACAGTTGTTTTACTTTTATTATCCAATATCTTTATGACTTTTGCCTGGTATGGCCATTTAAAATATGCAAAGTCAAACCAAATGTTTTATGTGATTTTATTTTCATGGGGCATTGCATTTTTTGAATATGTGCTTATGGTGCCTGCCAATCGTATTGGGTATACGGTTTATAAATATGAAGGATTCCAATTAAAGATCATCCAAGAGATCATCACAATCTTTGTTTTTATCCTTTTTGCCACTTTGATTTTAGGTGAAAAAATCAAGTGGAACTATATTGTGAGTTTTGGATTGATCTTACTTGCAGGTTTTTTTGCGTTTGGTTTTGGAAATAATTCAAACAGTCACTAA
- a CDS encoding SIR2 family NAD-dependent protein deacylase: MDVLPQESLETIRRAKSIIFLTGAGISNESGIPTFRGEGGLWKNFRAEDLATPGAFQKNPELVWEWYDWRRNICKNAKPNPGHLTIANWQKKSNSVSLITQNVDGLHPRAGSESIIELHGNIFRVRCTNCSAKFHLEQVGLDHPGLKFCKHCESLLRPDIVWFGEEYDQTLLTKSWELCKQSQIVFVIGTSANVSVPAQLALTAIRNGALGIEINPAETNLTTSMKHHFGGKSGEVLPKIWNEVFPNEPLD; encoded by the coding sequence ATGGACGTGTTACCGCAAGAATCTTTGGAAACAATTCGCAGAGCGAAGAGTATCATCTTTCTGACAGGGGCTGGTATCTCAAACGAAAGTGGAATCCCAACGTTTCGTGGAGAGGGTGGACTTTGGAAAAACTTTCGAGCAGAGGATTTAGCCACTCCTGGTGCTTTCCAAAAAAATCCGGAACTAGTTTGGGAATGGTACGATTGGCGGAGGAATATTTGTAAAAACGCAAAACCCAATCCAGGCCATTTAACAATTGCCAATTGGCAAAAAAAATCAAATTCTGTTTCGCTCATCACTCAAAATGTAGACGGTCTTCACCCGCGTGCAGGTAGTGAATCCATCATAGAACTTCATGGGAATATTTTTCGTGTCAGATGTACAAATTGTTCTGCAAAATTCCATTTGGAACAAGTTGGTTTGGACCACCCTGGACTTAAATTTTGTAAACACTGTGAATCATTACTTCGGCCCGACATTGTTTGGTTTGGAGAAGAGTATGACCAAACACTTCTCACAAAAAGTTGGGAACTTTGTAAACAATCACAAATCGTTTTTGTGATTGGAACGAGTGCCAACGTATCTGTCCCCGCCCAATTGGCACTCACCGCCATTCGTAATGGAGCCTTAGGGATTGAAATCAATCCGGCTGAAACAAATCTTACAACTTCCATGAAACACCACTTTGGTGGAAAATCTGGTGAAGTATTACCCAAAATCTGGAACGAAGTGTTTCCAAATGAACCATTAGACTAA
- a CDS encoding hemolysin family protein: MEIIGIFLIFLLVFVNGFFVAAEFAMVSIRPSRLEELVKENRAMSHLTKKAVSKIDDMLSVCQVGITIASLLLGWIGEALFASVVSGFLHMFQIELDLVTIHSISIGVSFTLITLLHVILGELVPKTLAIQNTEAIALGVSAPMWLFYYLFFPVTFVMNRLAGGILTLFRLQRTGDKYVHSAEELMIIIEEQRKQGRIDNAEMQLIQKTFDFSEHTAKDVMTHRLSIIGIPQESTIDKLLPLIAEHSFSRYPVYNQTLDKIVGIVHVQKFLKWQAAHLSAKGKKEKITVIMEKDFVKVPESMSIERVMTKLREKKQHMAIVIDEYGGVSGLLTLEDIIEEFFGEIRDETDTDEVDVTSKNKKTKTITLDGETELSSLTDILEGEEPSDMEEVRTIAGYFMEKNEDMPKEGSIVQIKKGSLKVKKMEGNKIISILFTPKLEEDHDSEMERELSYEDR, translated from the coding sequence ATGGAAATAATCGGCATCTTTCTCATCTTCCTCCTTGTCTTTGTCAATGGTTTCTTCGTCGCTGCAGAGTTTGCGATGGTATCAATCCGCCCCTCTCGTTTGGAGGAGCTTGTCAAAGAAAACCGGGCCATGTCCCATCTCACCAAAAAAGCGGTCTCCAAAATCGATGATATGTTATCGGTTTGCCAAGTAGGGATCACCATCGCCAGTTTACTCCTTGGTTGGATTGGTGAGGCTTTATTTGCGAGTGTTGTCTCTGGATTCCTTCACATGTTCCAAATTGAATTGGATCTGGTTACCATCCACAGTATCTCGATTGGTGTATCCTTCACACTGATCACTTTACTGCATGTCATCTTAGGAGAGTTAGTTCCTAAAACATTGGCAATCCAAAATACCGAAGCAATTGCACTCGGTGTTTCGGCTCCTATGTGGCTTTTTTATTATTTGTTTTTTCCTGTAACTTTTGTCATGAACCGATTGGCAGGTGGGATTCTCACTCTGTTCCGTTTACAACGAACAGGTGATAAATATGTCCATTCTGCTGAAGAACTCATGATCATCATCGAGGAACAAAGAAAACAAGGTCGTATTGACAATGCAGAAATGCAACTCATCCAAAAGACCTTTGATTTTTCGGAACATACTGCCAAGGACGTAATGACACATCGTCTTTCTATCATAGGAATTCCACAAGAATCAACAATAGACAAACTACTTCCCCTCATTGCCGAACATAGTTTTTCAAGATACCCAGTTTACAACCAAACACTCGATAAAATTGTTGGGATTGTCCACGTTCAAAAATTTCTAAAATGGCAAGCGGCCCATCTCTCGGCCAAAGGCAAAAAAGAAAAAATTACCGTTATCATGGAAAAGGATTTTGTAAAAGTTCCTGAATCGATGTCCATCGAACGAGTGATGACAAAACTCCGTGAGAAAAAACAACATATGGCGATTGTCATTGATGAATACGGTGGCGTTTCCGGCTTACTTACGTTAGAAGATATTATCGAAGAATTTTTTGGTGAAATCCGAGATGAAACAGACACCGATGAAGTGGATGTAACTTCCAAAAATAAAAAAACCAAAACCATCACATTAGATGGCGAAACTGAACTCTCTAGCCTAACTGATATATTAGAAGGGGAAGAACCATCCGATATGGAAGAGGTTCGAACCATTGCTGGTTACTTTATGGAAAAAAATGAAGATATGCCAAAAGAAGGTAGTATCGTTCAAATTAAAAAAGGTAGCCTCAAAGTGAAAAAAATGGAAGGAAACAAAATCATTTCCATCCTATTCACACCCAAATTAGAAGAAGACCACGATTCCGAAATGGAACGGGAATTATCTTACGAGGATCGGTAA
- a CDS encoding heme lyase CcmF/NrfE family subunit: MNNLGTILLSASLAILIFSAIQTIYGIISKERKAVELGRLALMTNPFVIVLTFVVLLTQLVRSDYSNYYVVMHSSEHLPLFYKMTSIWSGSSGSLLFWNLILNVFTFIVLWQTRKSIEDRIPMMNLILAVLSGFFSFLAVFYGDAQPFREFVPEAAAGRGLNPLLQHWAMIIHPPILYIGYVSISIPFAIAMSALVSGQLSEDWMKFIRKWTLFSWFFLGTGILLGSKWAYEELGWGGYWAWDPVENASLMPWLLTSAFVHSVVIQERRGMLKFWNMLLVILAFHFSLLGTWITRSGVLEGPHSFSKSTIGTPFIVYIIASFLFFTGFVIYRRKNLTPERNLEAITSKEGSFLLNNFLLVLSTAAILLGVFSPLLYGKEFKAPWFNSWGVPAGIFLLLLMGSAPLLAWRKGAGAVFFSTLLKPFLFGILGGGLYILFYSQNFTKPDSKYGDVLAEVYSVLTVGIGVFTIAGIIQEYYRGIKARRDEHKEESLLRAGVNLLLKNKRRYGGYLVHFSLVLIFIGYAGNAFKINTSVRFFYELQPPTSEEIIYQSIDKAMIGGYQIEANTLKIKPVLISGLGGEPNIQNVIVSQEASYGIYRGLEKIATLDTERRFYPQISHLTGDFETHIPTSEPAIHSMAKEDFYIQLGAIETSDLKSENPDLPLMFMQYYFTPGSETDKLKLFLNFPRQIVANLEVWINPLVKLIWIGSLLYFMSGIFLLLPIGERKKQTRGNQT, from the coding sequence ATGAATAATTTAGGAACCATCTTACTTTCTGCATCTCTCGCCATTTTAATTTTTTCTGCCATCCAAACCATCTACGGAATCATTTCAAAAGAACGAAAAGCTGTGGAACTGGGCCGTTTGGCCCTCATGACAAATCCATTTGTCATTGTTTTGACCTTTGTTGTTTTACTCACTCAGCTTGTACGTTCTGATTATAGTAACTATTATGTGGTGATGCATTCCAGCGAACACCTTCCCTTATTTTATAAAATGACATCGATTTGGTCTGGGTCATCGGGAAGTTTACTGTTTTGGAATTTGATTTTAAATGTTTTCACCTTCATCGTGTTATGGCAAACTCGTAAGTCCATTGAAGACCGAATCCCAATGATGAATCTTATCCTTGCGGTGTTATCTGGTTTTTTTAGTTTCCTCGCTGTGTTCTATGGAGACGCCCAACCATTCCGCGAATTTGTTCCAGAAGCAGCTGCAGGAAGAGGACTCAATCCCCTGCTCCAACACTGGGCAATGATCATCCACCCTCCCATTCTTTACATTGGTTATGTGAGTATCTCCATACCATTTGCAATAGCAATGTCAGCACTTGTATCGGGACAACTTTCAGAAGACTGGATGAAGTTCATTCGCAAATGGACTTTGTTTTCTTGGTTTTTTCTAGGAACAGGAATTTTACTCGGATCCAAATGGGCCTATGAAGAGTTAGGTTGGGGTGGGTATTGGGCATGGGATCCAGTCGAAAACGCATCGTTAATGCCATGGTTACTCACAAGTGCCTTTGTCCATTCTGTTGTTATCCAAGAACGCCGTGGAATGTTAAAGTTTTGGAATATGTTACTTGTGATCCTTGCCTTCCACTTTAGTTTACTTGGCACATGGATCACTCGTTCAGGTGTTCTCGAAGGTCCTCATAGTTTTTCCAAATCGACAATCGGAACTCCGTTTATCGTTTATATCATCGCAAGTTTTTTGTTTTTTACAGGGTTTGTCATCTACCGAAGGAAAAACCTCACACCAGAACGAAACTTAGAAGCCATCACCTCCAAAGAAGGAAGTTTTTTATTAAACAACTTTCTTTTGGTACTATCTACCGCAGCTATTTTGTTAGGTGTCTTTTCGCCACTTCTTTATGGAAAAGAATTTAAGGCTCCTTGGTTTAATTCTTGGGGTGTTCCTGCAGGGATATTCTTATTATTACTCATGGGTTCGGCTCCACTGCTTGCTTGGCGAAAAGGTGCTGGAGCAGTATTTTTTTCTACCTTACTCAAACCATTCCTATTTGGAATTTTGGGTGGTGGACTCTACATCCTGTTTTATTCGCAAAACTTTACAAAACCTGATTCTAAGTACGGAGATGTTTTAGCAGAAGTGTATTCTGTTCTCACAGTTGGGATTGGTGTATTTACCATTGCCGGGATCATCCAAGAATATTACCGAGGAATCAAAGCTAGGCGTGATGAACACAAAGAAGAATCTTTGTTACGAGCTGGAGTAAACTTACTTCTTAAAAACAAAAGGAGATATGGTGGGTATTTAGTCCACTTCTCCCTTGTTCTTATTTTTATTGGTTATGCAGGGAATGCCTTTAAAATCAATACATCGGTTCGTTTCTTTTATGAACTCCAACCGCCAACTTCAGAAGAAATCATCTACCAATCCATCGACAAAGCAATGATTGGTGGTTATCAAATTGAAGCAAACACACTCAAAATCAAACCTGTTCTTATTTCTGGACTTGGTGGGGAACCTAACATCCAGAATGTGATTGTTTCCCAAGAAGCTAGTTATGGAATTTATCGTGGATTGGAAAAAATTGCAACACTTGATACAGAACGTAGGTTTTATCCACAGATTTCCCACCTAACGGGAGATTTCGAAACTCATATTCCAACAAGTGAACCAGCCATTCATTCCATGGCAAAAGAAGATTTTTACATCCAACTTGGTGCAATCGAAACTTCGGATCTAAAATCAGAAAACCCTGACTTACCACTGATGTTCATGCAGTATTACTTCACACCAGGAAGTGAAACAGACAAACTCAAACTTTTCCTCAATTTCCCACGGCAAATTGTTGCAAACTTAGAAGTTTGGATCAACCCACTCGTCAAATTGATTTGGATAGGCTCCTTACTCTATTTTATGTCTGGGATCTTTTTGTTACTGCCCATTGGCGAAAGGAAAAAACAAACCAGAGGGAATCAAACATGA
- a CDS encoding aminotransferase class I/II-fold pyridoxal phosphate-dependent enzyme produces MSHHWEEIQKKLESIKEKQLFRETKIYHGIDFCSNDYMGLATNSCMLEYYRSLTDLYPFGSTASRLVRGNYDSMDFFETEFANFVDGEAALLVSNGFVANFGLIDSIAAPNCYVFTDRLNHASILDGIRISGAKKKYYNHLDLQHLQTLLEKANDEDPNQKHKRIVVTESLFSMDGDSPDFHKLLELKKHYGFVLIVDEAHALGVYGKEGKGILFRDLPPEGIQSIDYRVYTLGKSFGLEGGIIVTKQLGRDHLVNVMRPFIFSTAPLPIISKLAIFALNLLRSMESERFQLFELTRELKQSLLTNGFMITNTESHIIPLLLSSETETLTYAKRLQEMGLDVRAIRPPTVPTPRLRISLNAKLTREDTNSLVSALVQIRKDCETVSFP; encoded by the coding sequence GTGAGCCATCATTGGGAAGAAATTCAAAAGAAACTGGAGTCCATCAAGGAAAAACAATTATTCAGGGAAACCAAAATCTACCATGGAATTGATTTTTGTTCCAATGATTATATGGGTCTTGCCACTAACTCTTGTATGTTGGAATACTATCGGTCTTTAACAGACTTGTATCCCTTTGGTTCGACAGCTTCAAGGCTTGTTCGTGGTAACTATGATTCCATGGATTTTTTCGAAACGGAATTTGCAAACTTTGTGGATGGAGAGGCCGCGTTACTTGTATCTAATGGTTTTGTCGCAAACTTTGGCCTCATTGATTCCATTGCTGCGCCAAATTGTTATGTATTCACAGACCGTTTGAACCATGCCTCGATTTTGGATGGGATACGAATTTCTGGTGCCAAAAAAAAATACTACAACCACTTGGATTTACAACATTTACAAACCTTATTGGAGAAGGCAAATGACGAAGACCCAAACCAAAAACACAAACGAATCGTTGTTACAGAATCATTGTTTAGTATGGATGGAGATAGCCCCGATTTTCACAAACTTCTCGAATTAAAAAAACACTATGGTTTTGTCTTGATTGTGGATGAAGCACACGCACTAGGTGTGTATGGCAAAGAAGGCAAGGGGATTTTGTTTCGCGATTTACCTCCCGAAGGCATTCAATCGATAGATTACCGAGTGTATACATTGGGTAAATCATTTGGATTGGAAGGAGGGATCATTGTAACAAAACAACTGGGAAGAGACCATTTAGTCAATGTCATGCGACCCTTTATATTTTCTACTGCACCACTTCCCATCATTTCTAAATTGGCAATATTTGCCTTAAACTTATTACGATCTATGGAGTCTGAGAGGTTTCAATTATTCGAACTCACCAGAGAATTAAAACAATCTTTACTTACAAATGGTTTTATGATTACTAATACAGAATCCCATATCATACCACTATTACTTTCATCCGAAACAGAAACTTTAACCTATGCCAAACGATTACAAGAGATGGGTCTCGATGTCCGCGCCATCCGCCCACCAACAGTTCCTACTCCCAGATTGCGGATCAGTTTGAATGCAAAGTTAACAAGGGAGGATACAAATTCCTTGGTTTCCGCCCTGGTTCAAATTCGAAAGGATTGTGAAACGGTTTCTTTTCCTTAA
- a CDS encoding phosphopantothenoylcysteine decarboxylase domain-containing protein, whose amino-acid sequence MNLKFKRVVITSGPTREWIDPVRYISNASSGKMGYEIAKFFLQYPVDVIYIHGNTLERYANVPGAKQNLEVETTMQLRDTVLSQMLDDTLLVMAAAPADFRPIMTAEHKIKKERTSEGSKGLLLELEENPDVLKQVDEYIKENQIKNSIRVGFAAETNDLEKHAREKLVRKGLHYIVGNVVGHGKGFGEVESILRIFGPNGLVKEIGPLPKEELAKSLVQFLVTV is encoded by the coding sequence ATGAATTTAAAATTCAAACGTGTTGTCATTACGTCAGGTCCCACAAGGGAGTGGATTGATCCAGTTCGTTATATCTCTAATGCTTCTTCAGGGAAAATGGGATATGAAATTGCAAAGTTTTTTTTGCAATACCCTGTGGATGTGATTTATATCCATGGGAATACCTTAGAACGATATGCCAATGTGCCAGGCGCTAAACAAAACTTAGAAGTCGAAACAACAATGCAACTTCGAGATACTGTTTTATCTCAAATGTTGGATGATACTTTACTCGTGATGGCAGCGGCTCCCGCAGATTTTCGTCCCATCATGACAGCAGAACATAAAATCAAAAAAGAAAGAACTTCTGAAGGAAGTAAGGGATTATTACTCGAATTAGAAGAAAATCCAGATGTTTTAAAACAAGTGGATGAGTACATCAAAGAAAACCAAATCAAAAATTCGATCCGTGTTGGATTTGCAGCAGAAACAAATGATTTGGAAAAACATGCCAGAGAAAAACTCGTTCGCAAAGGTTTACATTACATCGTAGGAAATGTTGTAGGTCACGGAAAAGGTTTTGGAGAAGTGGAATCGATTTTACGTATCTTTGGTCCGAATGGACTTGTGAAAGAGATCGGACCTTTACCAAAAGAGGAATTGGCAAAGTCCCTCGTTCAATTTTTAGTGACTGTTTGA
- a CDS encoding cytochrome c-type biogenesis protein CcmH — MGITSSVFSQKTTTNLKEETQIQTFLKVTEKIRCICLPSLPIQSCSFNMCAASSYLKSFIENRIKEGMGEGEIISKMENGFGTSVLQDPIVLMFQENGNQGMVDSIVYGFGPKILAKPDDTWINATLLGLGVIGLFGIYRYGTKKSREKSVLSQVNSKSTSTSTTEAIKDKIRKFEES, encoded by the coding sequence ATGGGAATCACAAGTAGTGTGTTCTCTCAAAAAACAACCACTAATCTAAAAGAAGAAACTCAGATCCAAACCTTCCTGAAGGTTACCGAAAAAATCAGATGTATCTGTTTACCGAGCCTTCCCATCCAATCTTGTTCCTTTAACATGTGTGCTGCGTCCAGTTATCTCAAAAGTTTTATTGAAAACCGAATCAAAGAAGGAATGGGAGAAGGAGAAATCATTTCCAAAATGGAAAATGGATTTGGTACTTCAGTTTTACAAGACCCCATTGTACTCATGTTCCAAGAAAATGGAAACCAAGGTATGGTTGATTCGATAGTCTATGGTTTTGGACCTAAAATATTAGCAAAACCTGATGATACTTGGATCAATGCCACATTACTTGGATTAGGTGTTATTGGGTTATTTGGGATCTATCGTTATGGAACGAAAAAATCGCGAGAAAAATCTGTACTTTCCCAAGTAAACTCCAAATCAACTTCAACTTCCACTACGGAAGCCATCAAAGATAAAATTCGCAAATTTGAAGAGTCTTAA